The Scleropages formosus chromosome 11, fSclFor1.1, whole genome shotgun sequence genome window below encodes:
- the LOC108940921 gene encoding TOG array regulator of axonemal microtubules protein 1-like, which yields MIFGILPQEVYEQLTDNNYQIRITGVKELKTVILNTDIRSVSMKNMVKLISFLSLLLEDINFIVFLATLEVISFLVQKLDQNVEKYLKLVVGTVMKTLGDTRPTARAEYMRIFTSLMKIVGPQKVLDLVMGQLKNKKSRVRVDIIDIITASMLIHPIKDFNISFIWHEVAPYLVDGSRRVRHAALELFSLLDFSLEMNKQQPLIKAINLVELHGKGDGLTVAINARRARHRLPRLTSDGIVEYALVLPTPRQRLSASFCSGADLDWVLSGGCISDGQCQQREKSSSSDCGSLESPPDNLLHRRIENIRKNTLSTSNLSTTFKPVTSGRSNSKSPEHEQYSNEGQQPSEYGQQEYVSNGVLPKLDRSKNGYLSVEGTTVRLAKSTLREYQILPSHPLVTVQRKSITAMLPRYSMDNVLSMSNASPKSRESSPHHRDKGPQREAPGKAIVFPTSFLQHNPPHYCHPSSEGSLSIYQRLPPVHPKPPPAPRNPTITRPACLKREASLKNATIDLSHNSGKSTQKPNIMVFANPEQALSQSIELMSSDDWEKKVEGLNSIRGLVQFHPNILVTRLHNICLAVLKEVKNQRSGVSKVALGTIGDLHTYLGKLMDKELDWTARVLLQKAGKSNVFIQQELNVALDRMVENCTPVRVMKALLNNEYLNHLNSVVRKHTAQYLADTVKKIGSDCLLSDTRDLTDRILPAVAKLAQDSDQGVRHFGFQMLSFLASHPEFSRMLEKYISARQMPYVRQIVSNLKTKELDGRPSDAPIIGRHYLINSRTLLVQAMIIFHLDYSNSLFFGLPVSVINPLQLIQNASA from the exons ATGATTTTTGGAATTTTACCGCAAGAAGTGTATGAACAGCTGACAGACAATAATTATCAGATCAGGATAACTGGGGTAAAAGAACTTAAAACTGTTATCCTTAATACTGACATAAGGTCAGTATCCATGAAAAACATGGTGAAGTTAATTAGTTTTCTTAGCTTGCTATTGGAAGACATCAATTTCATAGTCTTCTTGGCCACTTTAGAAGTGATCAGTTTTTTGGTACAAAAACTGGATCAGAATgtagaaaaatatttgaaacttGTAGTGGGCACAGTCATGAAGACTTTGGGAGATACACGTCCAACTGCCAGGGCTGAATACATGAGAATTTTCACAAGTCTTATGAAGATTGTTGGGCCACAGAAGGTGCTGGACCTTGTGATGGGACAACTTAAGAACAAGAAGTCAAGAGTGAGAGTGGATATAATTGACATTATCACAGCCAGTATGCTAATTCATCCCATCAAGGACTTTAACATCTCTTTTATATGGCATGAAGTTGCACCATACCTGGTCGACGGTAGTCGGAGGGTCCGACACGCTGCCCTGgagctgttttctttgttggaTTTCTCCTTGGAAATGAACAAGCAGCAGCCCCTGATAAAAGCCATCAATCTGGTGGAGCTCCACGGGAAGGGAGATGGTCTCACGGTGGCAATTAATGCACGGCGAGCCAGGCACAGGCTACCCAGGCTAACCTCGGATGGTATAGTGGAGTACGCTCTGGTTCTCCCCACACCCAGACAGCGACTCTCGGCTTCATTCTGCTCCGGAGCGGACTTGGACTGGGTGCTGAGTGGCGGATGCATCAGCGATGGCCAGTGCCAACAGAGAGAAAAGTCAAGCTCCAGTGATTGTGGCAGCCTTGAGTCCCCACCAGACAACCTTCTGCACAGAAGAATTGAAAACATAAGAAAGAACACACTATCGACATCAAACCTGTCTACTACATTCAAGCCAGTGACCTCCGGGAGGTCCAACAGCAAGTCACCTGAGCATGAGCAG tattccAACGAGGGCCAACAGCCCTCTGAATATGGTCAACAAGAGTACGTCTCCAACGGTG TGCTACCCAAGCTGGACCGGTCTAAAAATGGATACCTCAGCGTGGAAGGCACTACCGTTCGGCTGGCCAAATCCACCCTGCGGGAATATCAGATCTTACCCTCCCATCCCCTGGTCACAGTTCAGAGAAAGTCCATCACTGCCATGTTGCCTCGATATTCCATGGACAATGTTCTGTCCATGTCCAACGCTTCACCCAAGAGCAGAGAGAGCAGCCCCCATCACAGAGACAAAGGCCCACAGAGAGAGGCACCAGGCAAGGCTATCGTCTT CCCCACCAGCTTCCTGCAGCACAACCCTCCTCACTACTGCCATCCTTCCTCGGAAGGCAGCCTCTCTATCTACCAGCGCCTGCCTCCTGTCCACCCTAAGCCACCACCTGCACCGCGCAACCCTACAATCACAAGACCAGCCTGCCTGAAGAGGGAAGCCAGCCTTAAAAATGCCACCATCGATCTGTCACATAACTCAG GCAAGTCCACACAGAAGCCAAACATTATGGTATTTGCCAACCCAGAGCAGGCACTGTCCCAGAGCATTGAACTGATGAGTTCCGATGACTG GGAAAagaaggttgaaggtttgaacTCTATTCGTGGCCTCGTACAGTTTCATCCCAACATCCTGGTGACCAGACTTCACAACATCTGTCTGGCTGTCCTTAAAGAG GTGAAGAACCAGCGGTCTGGGGTTTCCAAAGTGGCACTGGGGACCATAGGGGATCTGCACACCTATCTAGGAAAATTAATGGACAAGGAGCTGGACTGGACAGCAAGGGTGCTGCTTCAAAAAGCCGGGAAATCAAATGTGTTCATTCAACAAGAGCTGAATGTGGCCCTGGACAGGATGGTGGAGAACTGCACGCCCGTCAGAGTGATGAAAGCTCTACTGAATAATGAGTACCTAAA TCACCTTAACTCAGTGGTAAGGAAGCACACAGCTCAATACTTGGCTGATACGGTAAAAAAGATTGGATCGGACTGTCTGCTGTCAGACACCAGGGACCTCACAGACCGTATCCTTCCTGCAGTAGCCAAGTTAGCCCAAGATTCTGACCAGGGAGTCAG acACTTTGGGTTTCAAATGTTATCGTTTCTGGCGTCACATCCAGAATTTTCTAGAATGCTGGAAAAATACATCTCAGCCAGACAAATGCCATATGTGAGACAGATTGTGTCCAACTTAAAGACTAAG GAGCTGGATGGCAGGCCATCAGATGCCCCCATAATAGGGCGCCATTATTTGATCAATAGCAGGACA ctcctggtccaggctatGATAATATTCCACTTGGACTACTCCAACTCTCTCTTCTTTGGTCTTCCAGTCTCTGTCATTAACCCTCTTCAACTCATCCAGAATGCCTCAGCATGA
- the tmem258 gene encoding dolichyl-diphosphooligosaccharide--protein glycosyltransferase subunit TMEM258 codes for MELEAMTRYTSPVNPAVFPHLTVVLLAIGMFFTAWFFVYEVTSTKYTRDVYKELLISLVASLFMGFGVLFLLLWVGIYV; via the exons ATG GAACTCGAAGCCATGACTCGTTACACCAGTCCGGTGAACCCAGCGGTTTTTCCACACCTCACCGTTGTGCTGTTGGCCATTGGCATGTTTTTCACAGCATGGTTCTTTGT CTATGAGGTGACTTCCACTAAGTACACACGGGACGTCTACAAAGAGCTGCTCATCTCCTTGGTGGCTTCACTCTTCATGGGTTTCGGTGTACTCTTCCTACTGCTCTGGGTTGGCATCTATGTTTGA